In Mastomys coucha isolate ucsf_1 unplaced genomic scaffold, UCSF_Mcou_1 pScaffold20, whole genome shotgun sequence, one DNA window encodes the following:
- the Tigar gene encoding fructose-2,6-bisphosphatase TIGAR isoform X1, whose amino-acid sequence MPRFALTVIRHGETRLNKEKIIQGQGVDAPLSETGFWQAAAAGQFLSNVQFTHAFSSDLTRTKQTIHSILEKSRFCKDMPVKYDSRLRERMYGVAEGKPLSELRAMAKAAGEECPMFTPPGGETVEQVKMRGKDFFDFICQLILGKAGQRESCLPAAPGSCLESSLAEVFPVGKHGSLGTNPKGGALGLAASILVVSHGAYMRSLFSYFQSDLRCSLPGVRDKFELSSITPNTGISVFIIECGEAHAPSIQCVCMNLQEHLNGVTEKH is encoded by the exons ATGCCGCGGTTCGCCTTGACCGTCATCCGCCA tggTGAAACAAGACTTAATAAGGAGAAGATCATTCAAG GACAAGGTGTAGACGCGCCCCTTTCTGAGACTGGGTTTTGGCAAGCAGCTGCCGCTGGGCAGTTCCTGAGCAATGTGCAGTTTACGCATGCTTTCTCCAGCGACCTCACGAGGACTAAGCAG ACCATCCACAGCATTTTGGAGAAAAGCAGATTTTGCAAAGACATGCCAGTGAAGTATGATTCCAGACTCCGAGAAAGG ATGTACGGAGTCGCGGAAGGCAAACCACTAAGCGAGCTTCGGGCCATGGCCAAAGCCGCTGGGGAAGAATGTCCCATGTTCACCCCACCAGGAGGAGAGACAGTAGAGCAG GTAAAAATGCGCGGAAAGGAtttctttgatttcatttgtCAGCTAATCCTGGGCAAGGCAGGCCAGAGAGAAAGCTGCTTGCCTGCAGCTCCGGGCAGCTGTTTGGAAAGCTCCTTGGCAGAAGTTTTCCCTGTGGGAAAACATGGCAGCTTGGGGACGAATCCCAAAGGTGGCGCCCTGGGCTTGGCAGCCAGCATCTTAGTTGTGAGCCATGGTGCTTACATGAGAAGCCTCTTCAGTTATTTTCAGAGTGACCTCAGATGCTCGTTGCCAGGAGTGAGAGACAAATTCGAACTCTCCTCCATCACTCCCAACACTGGGATCAGCGTCTTCATCATAGAGTGCGGGGAAGCACACGCGCCGTccattcagtgtgtgtgcatgaacctTCAGGAGCACCTGAATGGAGTGACTGAGAAGCACTGA
- the Tigar gene encoding fructose-2,6-bisphosphatase TIGAR isoform X2, translating to MPRFALTVIRHGETRLNKEKIIQGQGVDAPLSETGFWQAAAAGQFLSNVQFTHAFSSDLTRTKQTIHSILEKSRFCKDMPVKYDSRLRERVKMRGKDFFDFICQLILGKAGQRESCLPAAPGSCLESSLAEVFPVGKHGSLGTNPKGGALGLAASILVVSHGAYMRSLFSYFQSDLRCSLPGVRDKFELSSITPNTGISVFIIECGEAHAPSIQCVCMNLQEHLNGVTEKH from the exons ATGCCGCGGTTCGCCTTGACCGTCATCCGCCA tggTGAAACAAGACTTAATAAGGAGAAGATCATTCAAG GACAAGGTGTAGACGCGCCCCTTTCTGAGACTGGGTTTTGGCAAGCAGCTGCCGCTGGGCAGTTCCTGAGCAATGTGCAGTTTACGCATGCTTTCTCCAGCGACCTCACGAGGACTAAGCAG ACCATCCACAGCATTTTGGAGAAAAGCAGATTTTGCAAAGACATGCCAGTGAAGTATGATTCCAGACTCCGAGAAAGG GTAAAAATGCGCGGAAAGGAtttctttgatttcatttgtCAGCTAATCCTGGGCAAGGCAGGCCAGAGAGAAAGCTGCTTGCCTGCAGCTCCGGGCAGCTGTTTGGAAAGCTCCTTGGCAGAAGTTTTCCCTGTGGGAAAACATGGCAGCTTGGGGACGAATCCCAAAGGTGGCGCCCTGGGCTTGGCAGCCAGCATCTTAGTTGTGAGCCATGGTGCTTACATGAGAAGCCTCTTCAGTTATTTTCAGAGTGACCTCAGATGCTCGTTGCCAGGAGTGAGAGACAAATTCGAACTCTCCTCCATCACTCCCAACACTGGGATCAGCGTCTTCATCATAGAGTGCGGGGAAGCACACGCGCCGTccattcagtgtgtgtgcatgaacctTCAGGAGCACCTGAATGGAGTGACTGAGAAGCACTGA